One window of the Cryptomeria japonica chromosome 7, Sugi_1.0, whole genome shotgun sequence genome contains the following:
- the LOC131050685 gene encoding uncharacterized protein LOC131050685, whose amino-acid sequence MERSVQGNSEQRTETTVEDSLGTAYQVTQISRLADDLPGMRSMVLRSTNSAGESIRYETYVCNDGEITDEDLLGYFHTDITNPERYLPCNGIRRHLPAARPILFMTNNQIAFPLYADLVNRSRSNGWDVRLELVYDRTVPPTITAQEAAEIVGLPTTSLDRSDYPEIICAICLEVFEDDNDEIKQLGCGHIFHYQCILRSTQLQPRCPICRRQYDSPPIE is encoded by the coding sequence ATGGAGAGATCAGTCCAAGGTAATTCAGAGCAGAGGACAGAAACAACTGTTGAAGATAGCCTGGGTACCGCTTACCAAGTAACACAAATCTCAAGATTAGCAGATGATTTGCCTGGAATGAGGAGTATGGTTTTGAGGAGTACAAATAGTGCGGGAGAATCGATACGATATGAGACTTACGTTTGCAATGATGGGGAAATTACCGATGAAGATCTTCTAGGGTATTTTCATACTGACATAACGAACCCAGAGAGGTACCTTCCATGTAATGGAATTCGAAGGCATTTGCCTGCTGCCAGACCGATTTTGTTTATGACTAATAACCAGATCGCCTTTCCACTTTATGCAGATTTAGTTAATCGAAGTCGTTCTAATGGATGGGATGTGCGTTTAGAATTAGTATATGATCGTACCGTTCCACCAACGATTACAGCCCAAGAAGCCGCTGAAATTGTTGGATTACCCACCACATCCCTTGACAGAAGTGATTATCCTGAAATAATCTGTGCAATTTGCCTTGAAGTTTTTGAAGATGACAATGACGAAATTAAGCAGTTGGGTTGCGGCCATATATTTCATTACCAGTGCATTCTTAGATCTACTCAATTGCAACCTCGGTGTCCCATCTGTCGCCGTCAATACGACAGCCCCCCTATCGAGTGA